In Euphorbia lathyris chromosome 9, ddEupLath1.1, whole genome shotgun sequence, the following are encoded in one genomic region:
- the LOC136205767 gene encoding uncharacterized protein → MEEKISSQLKLADLRIDSFRRSLDQLNDFASSIALLNNQWKDLEDHFSSIRNAIQQHLEELNLIRDTVQEKLEAIEKREEELHALRESTEERLREVEAREEEFELIQEKEVQELKRDFELIEKSREELEAVSESIEKKSILIGEKEERLEKLNDSVKEKARLVSETEKEVSQAWKEIEIKEKKCAQFSNELKLKEEQIDELSKIVALKDDKSSRWLSELEAKEKELEQKRKELALRAEKFEDLELKEKLIGERSEELELEKQKFMERCEGVALKENLIEERCRGLELEKKKYMERCEMVELREKLIEERCEGLELEKKKFTERCEEVELKENLIEERCEGLELEKKKFMERCEEVELKENLIEERCEGLELEKNKFMKLCETLEVKEKLIEERRAALELEKNKFVKLCEKAELKEKSIEERCGGLELEKKKFVKQCETVELREKSIEERCERLELEKKKFMKRCETVELREKSIEERCERLELEKRKFMKQCASVELREKLIEKRCEELEIEKKKFMERREEVELDEKLIEERCEELELEKKKIMEQCEEAELKEKLIEERCEELEIEKKKFMERCGELESKEKLIEELELQKKKFVERFEEVELKEMLFEERSEQLKLEKKKFIEQCEEFELKQTRIRKWREVELKERKLFDDQQKPFGAKDHPADANLHFTVCMDGKALQIFLNEHCEEYDSMRNDVLTALSLSSDPAKLVLDAIQGFYPPHLKKGDKQFKKEVIRTSCILLLEQLLKISTNISPTVKKEAMSLAFDWITKMKTDAEHSLEVLGFLQLLASYGLASAFDPDELLTQFEIVAQHSQAVELFHVLGLADKVSGFIQNLVRKKKQVEAIRFIHAFELTNEFPPERLLFAFLSNSKNAAKKMRKTNNSLQGLVEASNKRIADLRRAIKCIEECKIEYKPSVKNLKQLVEHLEKENLTRKAKALAPKFQKPRRNRKRLASAVAPMDYPVLAPVTASATSRSPTCFTRTTSTFVSDTDNQLQQFSGNKRPRIGELIEKRLNTSRGDADQGNSPFKSKDATASSELRPEHSCLSVDANKEDSMQALNRSENYQFALEECLQSTCDPGKFCFLMERLRNDSFQINPEIQEQAKEVALHWQTILEETRDDPMEVICFLQFVAAYKLASIFSADKLLGLLDTDYWCKEAPDLCQALGLTDKIPIFVENHIRTGQHLEAVKYIYALNVVDVFPPLPILKNYLINSSITMQHGDVDMEIKALKDVIKCVSDFKITGLSPETLKERIVELEKQKEEELGSPNVVDMQLEEEEEKPLIIQTSEVKTNFVSSRSQLDQQVYAASLPITSESALNTQLEEKSENTCPIVHFSSMDPLKVSIVGATSTVHSIEHPLQHSPNLVMNKDVPSMNAPPNYSSTHVPSMNLPSRHDSSVQTPLQHPPGLQTGQGDPSMNAPPRLDSSMQPHLQHLSGLYTNQRDTSVQTPLQHPPGLQTGQGDPSMNAPPRLDSSMQPHLQHLSGLYTNQRDPGMNAPPRYSTPMQPPLQHSPGMSQGNPCMSAPLRYCSATQHPPGSFMSQGQGDPSMNVQPRQCSSTQPSLQQPPGLAMSQGNPCMNAPPQHPLNSFISQHGPGMNAPPSQASPVQPHLQYPPGSFTSQVGPSMSHPPTHDSSAQPFLQHQPYTNQGYPYMNAQPRPYSSTQPSQQYQQGSYTSQGYPYANAPPWNYNLAANPPNLQLQWNGFAYVPVPK, encoded by the exons ATGGAGGAGAAGATATCCTCCCAGTTGAAACTCGCCGATTTAAGAATAGACAGCTTTCGCCGATCACTCGATCAACTTAACGATTTCGCTTCATCCATCGCGTTGCTTAATAATCAATGGAAGGATTTAGAGGATCACTTTTCCTCTATTCGCAATGCCATTCAACAACACTTGGAAGAGCTTAATTTAATCCGCGATACTGTACAAGAAAAATTGGAGGCTATCGAGAAGAGGGAGGAGGAATTGCATGCCCTTCGAGAATCTACGGAAGAGAGGCTTAGAGAGGTTGAGGCTCGAGAGGAGGAGTTCGAGTTAATTCAGGAGAAGGAGGTTCAAGAATTGAAGAGGGATTTTGAGCTAATTGAGAAATCGCGGGAAGAGCTTGAGGCTGTGAGTGAGTCGATTGAGAAGAAGTCGATATTGATtggagagaaagaggagaggtTGGAGAAGTTGAATGATTCTGTTAAGGAGAAAGCTAGACTGGTTAGTGAAACTGAAAAAGAGGTCAGTCAGGCATGGAAAGAAATCGAAATTAAAGAGAAAAAATGTGCTCAATTTTCCAATGAATTGAAGCTGAAAGAGGAACAAATTGATGAGTTGTCCAAAATTGTTGCGCTCAAGGATGATAAATCTAGTAGATGGCTTTCGGAATTGGAAGCCAAGGAAAAGGAACTTGagcaaaaaagaaaagaattggCATTAAGAGCTGAGAAATTTGAAGACCTTGAATTGAAGGAGAAGTTGATTGGGGAAAGAAGCGAGGAATTGGAACTCGAGAAGCAGAAGTTTATGGAACGATGTGAAGGGGTTGCACTGAAGGAGAATTTAATTGAGGAAAGATGCCGGGGATTGGAACTTGAGAAGAAGAAGTATATGGAACGATGTGAAATGGTTGAATTGAGGGAGAAGTTAATTGAGGAAAGGTGTGAGGGGTTGGAActtgagaagaagaagtttaCGGAACGATGTGAAGAGGTTGAATTGAAGGAGAATTTAATTGAGGAAAGGTGTGAGGGGTTGGAActtgagaagaagaagtttatgGAACGATGTGAAGAGGTTGAATTGAAGGAGAATTTAATTGAGGAAAGGTGTGAGGGATTGGAACTTGAGAAGAACAAGTTTATGAAACTATGTGAAACGCTTGAAGTGAAGGAGAAGTTAATTGAGGAAAGGCGTGCGGCATTGGAACTTGagaagaacaagtttgtgaaaCTATGTGAAAAGGCTGAATTGAAGGAGAAGTCAATTGAGGAAAGGTGTGGGGGATTGGAACTTGAGAAGAAGAAGTTCGTGAAACAATGTGAAACTGTTGAATTGAGGGAGAAGTCAATTGAGGAAAGGTGTGAGAGGTTGGAActtgagaagaagaagtttatgAAACGATGTGAAACGGTTGAATTGAGGGAGAAGTCAATTGAGGAAAGGTGTGAGAGGTTGGAACTTGAGAAGAGGAAGTTTATGAAACAATGTGCATCGGTTGAATTGAGGGAGAAGTTAATTGAGAAAAGGTGTGAGGAATTGGAAATTGAGAAGAAGAAATTTATGGAAAGGCGTGAAGAGGTTGAATTGGATGAGAAATTAATTGAGGAAAGGTGTGAGGAATTGGAGCTTGAGAAGAAGAAAATTATGGAACAATGTGAAGAGGCTGAATTGAAGGAGAAGTTAATAGAGGAAAGGTGTGAGGAATTGGAAATTGAGAAGAAGAAGTTCATGGAACGATGTGGAGAGCTTGAATCGAAGGAAAAATTAATTGAGGAATTGGAACTTCAGAAGAAGAAGTTTGTGGAACGATTTGAAGAGGTTGAATTGAAGGAGATGTTATTTGAGGAAAGGTCCGAGCAACTGAAACTTGAGAAAAAGAAGTTTATAGAACAATGTGAAGAGTTTGAATTGAAGCAGACTAGAATTCGAAAGTGGAGAGAAGTCGAATTAAAAGAGAGAAAACTTTTCGACGACCAACAGAAACCCTTTGGGGCCAAGGATCATCCGGCAGATGCTAATCTTCACTTTACTGTATGTATGGATGGAAAGGCATTGCAGATTTTCTTGAATGAGCATTGCGAGGAGTATGATTCAATGAGGAATGATGTATTGACTGCTTTAAGTTTATCATCTGATCCTGCAAAGCTTGTTTTGGATGCAATACAAGGGTTTTATCCTCCCCATTTGAAAAAGGGAGATAAGCAGTTCAAAAAGGAGGTTATTAGGACTAGTTGCATTCTATTATTAGAACAACTATTAAAGATATCAACAAATATCAGTCCCACTGTGAAGAAAGAAGCAATGAGTCTTGCCTTTGATTGGATAACAAAAATGAAGACCGATGCAGAGCATTCTCTTGAAGTATTAGGATTTTTGCAGCTTTTAGCTTCTTATGGACTAGCTTCTGCTTTTGATCCTGATGAGCTTTTAACTCAGTTTGAGATTGTCGCGCAACATAGCCAGGCTGTGGAATTATTTCATGTGCTGGGTCTTGCCGACAAAGTATCTG GTTTTATTCAAAATCTTGTTAGAAAGAAGAAGCAAGTTGAGGCTATCAGATTTATTCATGCTTTCGAACTCACTAATGAGTTTCCTCCTGAACGTCTGTTGTTTGCTTTCTTAAGTAACTCCAAGAATGCTGccaagaaaatgagaaagacaaaTAATTCACTTCAAGGACTG GTTGAGGCTTCAAACAAAAGAATAGCTGATCTAAGGCGAGCAATAAAGTGCATTGAAGAATGCAAGATCGAATATAAACCTTCAGTTAAGAACCTTAAGCAGCTGGTCGAACATTTGGAGAAAGAGAACTTGACAAGGAAAGCAAAAGCATTAGCACCAAAATTTCAAAAACCACGTCGTAATAGGAAACGCTTAGCCTCCGCTGTGGCACCTATGGATTACCCTGTCCTTGCCCCTGTTACTGCATCTGCCACTAGCCGTTCTCCCACCTGCTTCACCAGAACCACCTCTACTTTTGTGTCAGACACTGATAATCAACTACAACAGTTTAGTGGAAATAAGCGTCCTCGGATAGGAGAGTTAATAGAAAAAAGGTTAAACACATCTCGTGGTGATGCTGATCAAG GTAATTCGCCATTTAAAAGCAAGGACGCTACTGCATCATCAGAACTTCGGCCTGAGCATAGTTGTTTATCTGTCGACGCAAACAAGGAAGATTCGATGCAAGCACTTAATAGGAGTGAAAATTATCAATTTGCACTTGAGGAATGTCTTCAATCGACATGTGATCCAGGGAAGTTTTGCTTCCTAATGGAGCGGTTGAGGAATGACTCGTTCCAGATAAATCCAGAAATACAAGAGCAGGCAAAAGAAGTTGCACTTCATTGGCAAACAATCCTGGAAGAAACCAGAGATGATCCAATGGAGGTCATTTGTTTTTTGCAATTTGTAGCTGCCTACAAGTTAGCCTCTATTTTTAGTGCAGACAAGCTTCTTGGTCTTCTAGACACCGATTACTGGTGTAAAGAGGCCCCTGATTTATGTCAAGCCCTAGGTTTAACAGATAAGATCCCAA tttttgttgaaaatcaTATAAGAACGGGACAGCATCTAGAAGCTGTAAAATATATTTATGCATTAAATGTTGTTGACGTGTTCCCTCCGCTGCCCATTTTGAAGAATTATCTGATCAATTCTTCAATTACAATGCAG CACGGGGACGTAGACATGGAGATAAAAGCATTAAAAGACGTGATAAAATGCGTTTCAGATTTCAAAATTACTGGTCTGTCACCTGAAACCCTCAAAGAGCGCATTGTGGAACTGGAGAAACAAAAAGAAGAGGAACTTGGAAGTCCCAACGTAGTTGATATGCAActggaagaggaagaagaaaaacctCTTATCATTCAGACATCAGAAGTAAAAACCAATTTTGTTTCATCTAGATCTCAATTAGATCAGCAGGTCTACGCAGCTTCTTTACCGATAACTTCTGAATCAGCCCTTAATACTCAACTGGAGGAGAAGAGTGAAAATACATGTCCTATAGTTCATTTTTCATCTATGGATCCTCTGAAAGTGTCCATCGTTGGTGCAACATCGACAGTTCATTCAATAGAACACCCTCTACAGCATTCACCAAATTTGGTTATGAATAAGGATGTTCCTTCCATGAATGCACCACCCAACTATAGTTCAACACATGTCCCTAGCATGAATCTGCCATCCAGACACGATAGTTCAGTGCAAACCCCTCTGCAGCATCCACCAGGTTTACAAACGGGTCAAGGTGATCCTAGCATGAATGCACCACCCAGACTCGATAGTTCAATGCAACCCCATTTGCAGCATCTGTCAGGTTTGTATACGAATCAACGTGATACTTCAGTGCAAACCCCTCTGCAGCATCCCCCAGGTTTACAAACGGGTCAAGGTGATCCTAGCATGAATGCACCACCCAGGCTCGATAGTTCAATGCAACCCCATTTGCAGCATCTGTCGGGTTTGTATACGAATCAACGTGATCCTGGCATGAATGCACCACCCAGATACTCTACTCCAATGCAACCCCCTTTGCAGCATTCGCCAGGTATGAGTCAAGGTAATCCTTGCATGAGTGCACCACTCAGATATTGTAGTGCAACGCAACACCCGCCAGGTTCATTCATGAGTCAAGGTCAAGGTGATCCTTCCATGAATGTACAACCCAGACAATGTAGTTCGACGCAACCCTCTCTGCAGCAGCCGCCAGGTTTGGCCATGAGTCAAGGTAATCCTTGCATGAATGCTCCACCGCAGCACCCTCTAAATTCCTTCATAAGTCAACATGGTCCTGGCATGAATGCGCCACCCAGCCAGGCTAGTCCAGTGCAACCTCATCTGCAGTATCCACCTGGTTCGTTCACGAGTCAAGTTGGCCCTAGCATGAGTCATCCACCCACACATGATAGTTCAGCTCAGCCCTTTCTGCAGCATCAGCCATATACAAATCAAGGTTATCCCTACATGAACGCACAACCCAGACCCTATAGTTCCACGCAACCCTCTCAGCAGTATCAGCAAGGTTCATATACGAGTCAAGGTTATCCCTACGCGAACGCACCACCCTGGAACTATAATTTGGCAGCTAATCCTCCTAACCTACAATTACAATGGAATGGATTTGCCTATGTGCCAGTGCCTAAATGA
- the LOC136205768 gene encoding FRIGIDA-like protein 5 → MADKTSSVLKFPELRAQNFRQTLDQLQARASSIVSLTLQWKDIDSHFASLFTAIQERAKELQATQDSVHRKLEDLGSRESRLEAVEKSLEEMSREIEAKEKEFQKEIEGIQKSRRELELKEKELEVLNASVDEKTRELREIEVQVNQAKEEIEIKEVILKAEKFKDLELKEKLIQEWAEEVELEKKKCAELCKEVELKHDRDCPCPRVAAVRGAAVNMDGKALQIHLNEHCGGEYESMRNVVSVVLSLSSDPSMLVLDAIQGFYPPHLKKGDKEFEEEVVRRSCVLLLEELMKMSPKIGGAVKRKARTMAITRFRKLNSNVHDSVEVLGYLLLLASYGLASAFHFDKLLTRLEVISHHSQAPQLLIALGFSHKITHFIENLIRRKKLIEAIRYINALGKVSEFQPISLLNDFLRISKFATKQMRKRDKSLEGQIKASSKRITDVKYALRCIEECKIENGPLLKNLRQQVHWLEKEISKKTEARSKGDKIQNSHHEEEKHLVMPVALVDAPALIPVTASATSSSLAATSVSATTTQPQQLSGNKSLRTDDLAGKGLEPCDGDNQGMPLQRLDMLYLIGHPDNSSHDEKEKHLAVPVALVDAPALIPVTASATSSTLAATSVSATTTQPQQLSGNKRLRTDDLAGNGLKLCDGDNQASSSSSTLASTSVPATAPQPPQSSGNKHPRTDATAGNILKECHGADQECEKSSPDDLPSESNEASVSVDPRPKTNRLYVNPSKEELKMLLDMCVKHQLEDGEIAAALRSASDPGKLVLDVMNVPVPFKPDVNKTDIRKTSCLLLLKQFMTISPQINPEIREAAKKFALHWKPIAAKKRQKDPLDGLCLLQFLASFKLGSIFDAEELLELLDTDHWRKDARDLCEVLGLADKIPSFIQNRMKKAQHLDAVKFIYALHMVDKFPPVPILKDYLSNSSKRSGKKPIEEQIVDIDREIKSLEDVIKYVRYYKITGLSLEKLKEGILQLEKEKEEKRRTIRASKLETRKVSPASAPRTSASRSYARPEQGSRHKHQRTHISPKSPIHRRPLPPLPLPLPPPRSYMERCVPPMNSPPRHYGRPAYPPPDIELNNYVGTVTPSYQWDALGNFGHSMPFRY, encoded by the exons ATGGCGGACAAAACTTCCTCTGTGTTGAAGTTCCCGGAGTTAAGAGCACAAAACTTCCGGCAAACACTCGACCAACTTCAAGCCCGCGCTTCTTCCATTGTGTCCCTTACTCTTCAATGGAAGGATATAGATTCTCATTTTGCCTCTCTTTTCACCGCCATTCAAGAGCGCGCGAAAGAACTTCAGGCCACTCAGGACTCGGTTCACCGGAAATTGGAGGATTTAGGGAGTAGAGAGAGCCGATTAGAGGCGGTTGAGAAATCTTTGGAGGAGATGTCTAGAGAGATTGAGGCTAAAGAGAAGGAGTTTCAGAAGGAGATTGAAGGGATTCAGAAATCTCGGAGAGAGCTTGAATTGAAAGAGAAGGAGTTGGAGGTCTTGAATGCTTCTGTGGATGAGAAAACTAGAGAGCTCAGAGAAATTGAAGTACAAGTTAATCAGGCAAAGGAGGAGATTGAAATCAAGGAAGTGATTTTGAAAGCTGAGAAATTCAAAGACCTAGAATTGAAGGAGAAGCTAATTCAGGAATGGGCTGAGGAGGTTGAAttggagaagaagaagtgtGCAGAACTATGTAAAGAGGTTGAATTGAAGCATGATAGGGATTGTCCTTGTCCTCGGGTGGCGGCGGTTCGGGGTGCTGCTGTGAACATGGATGGAAAAGCATTGCAGATTCATTTAAATGAGCATTGTGGTGGTGAGTATGAATCAATGAGGAATGTTGTATCAGTGGTTTTAAGTCTCTCTTCAGATCCTTCAATGCTTGTTTTGGATGCAATACAAGGGTTTTACCCTCCACATTTGAAGAAGGGGGATAAGGAGTTTGAAGAGGAAGTTGTTAGGAGGAGTTGCGTTCTTTTATTGGAAGAACTGATGAAGATGTCTCCGAAAATTGGGGGTGCTGTGAAGAGAAAAGCAAGAACAATGGCTATTACTAGGTTCAGAAAATTGAATTCAAATGTTCATGATTCTGTTGAAGTTTTAGGATATTTGTTGCTTTTAGCTTCTTATGGACTTGCTTCTGCTTTTCATTTTGATAAGCTTTTGACAAGATTGGAGGTTATTTCACACCATAGCCAAGCTCCTCAATTATTGATTGCCCTTGGTTTTTCTCATAAAATAACTC ATTTTATTGAAAATCTTATTAGAAGGAAGAAGCTTATTGAGGCTATCAGATATATTAATGCACTTGGGAAGGTTTCCGAGTTCCAACCTATATCTTTGTTGAATGATTTCTTAAGGATATCGAAGTTTGCTACCAAACAGATGAGAAAGAGAGACAAATCACTTGAAGGACAg ATTAAGGCTTCAAGCAAAAGAATAACTGATGTAAAGTATGCATTGAGATGCATTGAAGAATGCAAGATTGAAAATGGACCCTTACTTAAGAACCTTCGGCAGCAAGTACACTGGTTGGAAAAAGAAATCTCGAAAAAGACAGAAGCAAGATCCAAAGGAGATAAGATTCAGAACTCACATCACGAGGAGGAGAAACATTTGGTCATGCCGGTTGCTCTTGTGGATGCCCCTGCACTTATCCCTGTTACAGCATCCGCCACTAGCTCTAGTCTTGCCGCAACATCTGTATCAGCCACTACTACTCAGCCACAACAGTTGAGTGGAAATAAGAGTCTTCGGACAGATGATTTAGCAGGAAAAGGGTTGGAACCGTGTGATGGTGACAATCAAGGTATGCCATTACAAAGGCTTGATATGCTTTATCTTATAGGGCACCCAGATAACTCCTCACATGACGAGAAGGAGAAACATTTGGCCGTGCCTGTTGCTCTTGTGGATGCCCCTGCACTTATCCCTGTTACAGCATCCGCCACTAGCTCTACTCTTGCCGCAACATCTGTATCAGCCACTACTACTCAGCCACAACAGTTGAGTGGAAATAAGCGGCTTCGGACAGATGATTTAGCAGGAAACGGTTTGAAACTATGTGATGGTGACAATCAAG CATCTTCCAGTAGCTCTACTCTTGCTTCAACATCTGTACCAGCCACTGCTCCTCAGCCACCACAGTCGAGTGGAAATAAGCATCCTCGGACTGATGCGACAGCAGGAAATATTTTGAAAGAGTGCCATGGTGCCGACCAAG AGTGTGAGAAATCCTCTCCCGATGATCTTCCATCGGAAAGCAACGAGGCTTCTGTATCTGTCGATCCTCGGCCTAAGACTAATCGTCTTTATGTCAATCCAAGCAAGGAGGAGTTGAAAATGTTACTTGATATGTGTGTAAAGCATCAATTAGAGGATGGTGAGATTGCTGCAGCTCTTCGATCTGCAAGTGATCCAGGAAAGCTTGTTTTAGATGTAATGAATGTTCCTGTACCTTTCAAGCCAGATGTAAACAAGACAGATATTCGGAAAACGAGTTGTCTTCTCCTGTTGAAACAATTCATGACAATCTCACCCCAGATTAATCCAGAGATAAGAGAAGCGGCAAAAAAATTCGCACTTCATTGGAAACCAATTGCGGCAAAGAAGAGGCAAAAGGATCCTTTGGATGGCTTATGTTTGCTGCAATTTCTAGCTTCCTTCAAGTTGGGCTCTATTTTTGATGCAGAAGAGCTTCTTGAACTTCTAGATACTGATCATTGGCGTAAAGACGCCCGTGATTTATGTGAAGTCCTTGGTTTAGCAGATAAAATCCCAA GTTTCATTCAAAACCGAATGAAGAAGGCGCAACATCTAGACGCTGTtaaatttatctatgcattacATATGGTTGACAAGTTCCCACCAGTTCCCATTTTAAAAGACTATCTGAGCAATTCCTCCAAGAGGAGCGGGAAAAAACCAATCGAAGAACAG ATTGTGGACATAGACAGAGAGATAAAATCATTAGAAGATGTGATCAAATACGTTAGATACTACAAGATTACTGGTTTATCACTTGAAAAGCTCAAAGAAGGCATCCTGCAActggaaaaagagaaagaagagaaacGGCGCACAATTCGAGCATCGAAACTTGAAACCAGGAAGGTCTCTCCAGCCTCTGCACCGAGGACATCTGCATCAAGATCTTATGCTAGACCGGAACAGGGAAGTAGACATAAGCATCAGAGGACTCATATTAGTCCTAAATCACCAATCCATCGGCGTCCTCTTCCACCACTGCCACTGCCACTGCCACCGCCACGTTCATATATGGAACGATGTGTTCCTCCCATGAATTCACCACCTAGACACTATGGCCGGCCAGCCTATCCTCCTCCTGACATTGAATTGAACAACTACGTTGGTACTGTTACACCGTCTTACCAATGGGATGCATTGGGAAATTTCGGTCACAGCATGCCGTTTCGCTACTGA